In Chloroflexota bacterium, one DNA window encodes the following:
- the rfbB gene encoding dTDP-glucose 4,6-dehydratase: protein MQNLLVTGGAGFIGSNFARYMLGKYPAYRIVVYDKLTYAGNLDNLRDLATNPRYAFVRGDICDAATVERAVREHAIDTIINFAAETHVDRSIMQPDAFIQTDVYGTYVLLEAAKKFGLRYHQVGTDEVYGWVEQGSSREDDRLLPRSPYSAAKAGGDLLVHAYHVTYGVSVTLTRGANNIGPYQYPEKAVPLFVTNAMDNLPIPLYGDGKQMRDYQFVLDHCEAIDLVAHQGKLGEVYNVGTGTETLNIDMARLILKLLNKPESLIQHVPDRPGHDRRYALDVNKLRALGWEPAHNFEEGLTKTVQWYVENEWWWRKIKSGEYREYYKKQYEDRK, encoded by the coding sequence ATGCAGAACTTGTTAGTCACCGGTGGCGCGGGCTTTATCGGTTCGAACTTTGCGCGCTACATGCTCGGCAAGTATCCGGCGTACCGTATCGTCGTGTACGACAAGCTAACCTACGCCGGCAATCTCGACAACCTGCGCGACCTGGCGACGAATCCTCGTTACGCGTTCGTGCGCGGCGACATTTGCGATGCCGCGACCGTCGAGCGTGCGGTGCGCGAGCACGCGATTGACACGATTATCAACTTTGCCGCCGAGACGCACGTAGACCGCTCGATCATGCAGCCGGACGCGTTCATCCAAACAGATGTCTACGGCACGTACGTTTTGCTCGAAGCTGCGAAGAAATTCGGCTTGCGGTACCATCAAGTCGGCACGGACGAAGTGTACGGCTGGGTCGAGCAAGGTTCCTCACGCGAGGACGACCGGCTCTTGCCGCGCAGTCCGTACTCCGCGGCGAAAGCCGGCGGCGATTTGTTGGTACACGCGTATCACGTCACCTATGGAGTGTCGGTTACGCTCACGCGCGGCGCGAACAATATCGGACCGTACCAGTATCCGGAAAAAGCCGTGCCGTTGTTCGTGACGAACGCGATGGACAATTTGCCGATTCCGCTCTATGGCGATGGCAAGCAGATGCGCGATTATCAATTCGTGCTCGATCACTGCGAAGCGATTGACTTGGTCGCGCATCAAGGCAAACTCGGCGAGGTCTACAACGTCGGCACCGGCACTGAGACACTCAACATTGATATGGCGCGGTTGATTCTGAAATTGTTGAACAAACCGGAATCGCTCATCCAACACGTACCCGACCGACCCGGTCACGACCGCCGCTACGCGCTCGATGTGAACAAACTGCGCGCGCTCGGCTGGGAACCCGCCCACAACTTTGAAGAAGGATTAACCAAGACGGTGCAGTGGTACGTCGAAAACGAATGGTGGTGGCGCAAGATCAAAAGCGGCGAGTACCGCGAGTATTACAAAAAACAGTACGAAGATCGCAAGTAG
- a CDS encoding CpsD/CapB family tyrosine-protein kinase, which produces MTDTLITLANPRSPISEAYRTLRTNLEFTSLDKPICSMVVTSAAPEEGKSTTLANLAVTIAQAGKRVILVDCDLRRPSLHRVFDAKNAPGFTDMMRDDALMKNPPLQETQVPALRLLASGTIPPNPSELLASRRMSDVIAALQQHADVILFDAPPIIAVTDAAVLASKVDAVLLVLSAGKTRREHARKAKQLLDKVNARLIGTVLNNVKGEASLYQYYASEEKAA; this is translated from the coding sequence ATGACCGACACGTTGATTACACTCGCCAACCCGCGCTCGCCGATCAGCGAAGCGTACCGCACGCTCCGCACGAATCTTGAATTTACGTCGCTCGACAAACCGATCTGCTCGATGGTCGTGACATCCGCCGCGCCGGAAGAAGGCAAATCTACGACGCTCGCGAATCTCGCAGTGACGATTGCCCAAGCCGGCAAGCGCGTGATTTTAGTGGACTGCGATTTGCGCCGCCCGTCGTTGCATCGCGTTTTCGACGCCAAGAACGCGCCCGGCTTTACGGACATGATGCGCGACGACGCGTTGATGAAGAATCCGCCTCTGCAAGAGACCCAGGTGCCGGCATTGCGTTTGCTTGCGAGCGGCACGATTCCGCCGAATCCCTCCGAATTGCTCGCGTCGCGCCGGATGAGCGATGTGATCGCCGCGTTGCAACAACACGCCGATGTGATTCTGTTCGACGCGCCGCCGATCATCGCGGTGACCGACGCGGCGGTGCTCGCGTCCAAAGTGGACGCGGTGCTGCTCGTGTTGAGCGCAGGCAAGACTAGGCGCGAGCACGCGCGCAAAGCCAAGCAATTGCTCGATAAAGTGAACGCGCGCTTGATCGGCACTGTGCTCAACAACGTCAAGGGTGAAGCGAGCTTGTATCAATACTATGCGAGCGAGGAGAAGGCGGCGTGA
- a CDS encoding glucose-1-phosphate thymidylyltransferase, with amino-acid sequence MKGLILSGGKGTRMRPFTYTGAKQLVPVANKPVLFYAIEDLVEAGITDIGIVVGDTGDQVREAVGDGSRFGARVSYIEQDMPRGIAHGIKIAREYIGDDKFVLFLGDNFIRDGIVSQVAAFRDNAMHAQIILYKMDDPSSLGVAVLDERGCVTRLVEKPKQFISPFAVIGIYMFDKHVFDAVNAIKPSARGELEITDTIQWLIDRGLNVRAHQLDGWWIDTGKVSDILDANRLVLDIVEPRNQGQVDAESSIEGRVIIEPGAVIVNSTIRGPAIIGERTRIENAFVGPYTSIYHDCAIQHCEIEHSVVLEHSQITDAPARIADSLIGRHTQVVRANGRTKTLTLMIGDHSKVGIL; translated from the coding sequence GTGAAAGGTCTGATTCTTTCCGGCGGCAAAGGCACGCGCATGCGTCCGTTCACGTACACGGGCGCGAAACAACTGGTGCCAGTCGCGAACAAACCGGTCCTGTTCTACGCGATTGAAGATTTGGTCGAAGCCGGCATCACCGACATCGGCATCGTCGTCGGCGACACCGGCGATCAAGTGCGCGAAGCCGTCGGCGATGGATCGCGTTTCGGGGCGCGCGTGAGTTACATCGAACAAGACATGCCGCGTGGCATCGCGCACGGCATCAAGATCGCGCGCGAGTACATCGGCGACGACAAGTTCGTGCTTTTCCTCGGCGACAATTTCATTCGCGATGGCATCGTGTCCCAGGTCGCGGCGTTCCGCGACAACGCGATGCACGCGCAGATCATTCTCTACAAAATGGACGATCCCAGTTCGTTAGGCGTCGCCGTGCTCGACGAACGCGGTTGTGTCACGCGCTTGGTCGAAAAGCCCAAGCAATTCATTTCGCCGTTCGCGGTCATCGGCATTTACATGTTCGACAAGCACGTGTTCGACGCGGTCAACGCGATCAAGCCCTCGGCGCGCGGCGAACTTGAAATTACCGACACGATCCAGTGGCTGATTGATCGCGGATTGAACGTGCGCGCGCATCAATTGGATGGTTGGTGGATTGACACCGGTAAGGTGTCGGATATTCTCGATGCGAATCGGCTCGTGCTCGATATCGTCGAACCGCGCAATCAAGGACAGGTGGACGCCGAGTCGTCCATCGAAGGACGCGTCATTATCGAACCGGGCGCAGTGATCGTCAACAGCACGATTCGCGGTCCCGCGATCATCGGCGAGCGCACGCGCATCGAGAACGCGTTCGTCGGTCCCTACACTTCGATCTATCACGATTGCGCGATTCAACATTGCGAAATCGAACATAGTGTTGTCTTGGAACACAGCCAAATCACCGATGCGCCCGCGCGGATTGCGGACAGTCTCATCGGTCGGCACACCCAGGTCGTCCGCGCGAATGGGCGCACGAAAACGCTCACCCTGATGATTGGCGATCACAGCAAAGTCGGAATCTTGTAG